In a genomic window of Schistocerca gregaria isolate iqSchGreg1 chromosome 5, iqSchGreg1.2, whole genome shotgun sequence:
- the LOC126272375 gene encoding DNA repair protein XRCC2-like, translating to MAFQCDAESGVQFLSRCGANLSLKGIDTVIFETGPELNDVIEITGDPSCGKTLLVTKFLVKCVLPKEWGKFHIGGLNVGAILMDTDHHFHLLKLVNLMELHLMKCRTHSEDVEDNKTVLDSATVEKIIKESLRKLIILKCYDSAQYQITLYSLERLLSVNRYVSLLVLDSITAYYWQDVAQGGVRKMDLYVKKMLQTIKKCLMEYKLVLMYTKQTYFQSTKSSTDSHDDKTTPTYRIHLQQCQGQLNNNLFYAQISGQGKTKCILYKIDNSGITWNP from the coding sequence ATGGCATTTCAATGCGATGCGGAATCCGGAGTTCAGTTTCTATCCAGATGTGGTGCCAATTTGAGCCTTAAAGGGATAGATACGGTGATATTTGAAACTGGCCCCGAATTAAATGATGTGATTGAAATTACTGGCGATCCATCGTGTGGAAAGACGTTACTTGTGACGAAGTTTTTAGTGAAATGCGTATTACCGAAAGAATGGGGAAAATTCCATATTGGCGGGCTGAATGTTGGGGCTATATTGATGGATACAGACCATCACTTTCATTTGCTAAAACTTGTAAATTTGATGGAGCTACATCTTATGAAATGTAGGACACACAGTGAAGATGTTGAGGACAATAAAACAGTGTTAGATTCGGCGACTGTGGAGAAAATAATCAAGGAATCTCTAAGAAAACTTATAATTCTTAAATGCTACGACAGTGCACAGTATCAAATTACATTGTATTCTTTAGAAAGACTGTTAAGCGTCAACCGATATGTTAGTCTGCTGGTGCTAGATAGCATAACTGCGTACTATTGGCAGGATGTTGCCCAGGGTGGCGTTCGTAAAATGGATCTTTAcgtgaagaaaatgcttcagacgatAAAGAAGTGCCTCATGGAGTATAAACTAGTGCTAATGTATACCAAGCAAACATATTTCcaatcaacaaaatcttccacagacAGTCATGATGATAAGACCACACCTACATACAGAATTCATCTCCAGCAATGTCAGGGCCAATTGAATAATAATCTGTTCTATGCACAGATTAGTGGACAAGGCAAAACTAAATGTATTTTGTATAAAATTGATAACAGTGGTATAACATGGAATCCTTAA